In Micromonospora sp. NBC_01813, the following are encoded in one genomic region:
- a CDS encoding glycoside hydrolase family 15 protein, whose protein sequence is MTDIAGYGLLSDCQGAALVSLTGSVDWWCPARFDAPSVFARLLDPQAGHWSIAPVGEHTATRRYLDGTMVVQTDFRTNGGQLRVTDALALGTGERGHRIGLGSPHQLLRQVEVLSGTVEVAVELVARPGYGLVTPTATRLDTGDVEQGCADEQGCAVELVGGGDRLVLTGDVPLVVADAAVTARFTRTAGDTVCFALRHQPIDAQPPDAQPIDADRPAGVAGLADTIAGWRSWDELHRGYQGPYLDQVRRSALVLQALTYQPTGAVVAAATTSLPEEVGGVANWDYRFGWLRDGAFTMQALWVAACPDEAYRFFDWIADSTGAPVDGPGLPAGQPVPVMFGVGGERDLTEHTLDHLAGYQDSRPVRVGNDAWRQRQLDVLGEVLNGAWIMRDHLAGVSPGTASFLRSLADRAAACWTEPDAGIWEGRDDGRHYVTSKLGCWVALDRAVRLAGQLDADPDTELSRWRQARDDVHAAILDQGWDADRQAFTGAFGSPNLDAGVLAMPMVGFLPGTDPRILSTIDVIERELSCDGLVQRWTDAGDEGAFLICSYWLAEAHALAGRPDRARRVFDRATSYANDLGLLSEEVHRRDGSLIGNFPQGLSHIGLINAAWTIAQAEQAGSQAAQAASQTTQTGSQAGQTGNGTAVSRSPANLSR, encoded by the coding sequence GTGACCGATATCGCCGGCTATGGGCTGCTGAGTGACTGCCAAGGTGCCGCACTGGTCTCACTGACCGGATCCGTCGACTGGTGGTGCCCGGCCCGGTTCGACGCACCGAGCGTGTTCGCCCGGCTGCTCGATCCGCAGGCCGGGCACTGGTCCATCGCCCCGGTCGGCGAGCACACCGCGACCCGCCGCTACCTCGACGGGACCATGGTGGTGCAGACCGACTTCCGGACCAATGGCGGGCAGCTCCGGGTCACCGACGCACTCGCGCTGGGCACCGGCGAGCGCGGCCACCGCATCGGACTCGGCTCCCCACATCAACTGCTGCGGCAGGTGGAGGTGCTCAGCGGTACGGTCGAGGTCGCCGTCGAACTGGTGGCCCGGCCCGGATACGGCCTGGTCACCCCGACCGCGACCAGGCTGGACACCGGCGATGTGGAGCAGGGCTGTGCCGATGAGCAGGGCTGTGCCGTCGAGCTGGTCGGCGGCGGCGACCGGTTGGTGCTGACCGGCGACGTACCGCTGGTCGTCGCCGACGCAGCGGTGACCGCGCGGTTCACCCGCACCGCCGGCGACACCGTCTGCTTCGCGCTGCGACACCAGCCCATCGACGCCCAGCCCCCCGACGCCCAGCCCATCGACGCCGACCGGCCGGCCGGGGTGGCCGGGTTGGCCGACACCATCGCCGGCTGGCGCTCCTGGGACGAGCTGCACCGCGGCTACCAGGGCCCCTACCTCGACCAGGTACGGCGCAGCGCGCTGGTGCTGCAGGCGTTGACGTACCAACCGACCGGTGCGGTCGTCGCCGCCGCCACCACCTCCCTGCCCGAGGAGGTCGGCGGCGTCGCCAACTGGGACTACCGGTTCGGCTGGCTGCGCGACGGTGCCTTCACCATGCAGGCCCTGTGGGTCGCCGCCTGCCCAGACGAGGCGTACCGGTTCTTCGACTGGATAGCCGACTCGACCGGTGCCCCGGTCGACGGTCCAGGGCTACCGGCCGGGCAACCCGTACCGGTCATGTTCGGCGTCGGCGGGGAACGGGACCTCACCGAACACACCCTCGACCACCTCGCCGGATACCAGGACTCCCGGCCGGTGCGGGTCGGCAACGACGCCTGGCGGCAGCGGCAGCTCGACGTACTCGGCGAAGTCCTCAACGGTGCCTGGATCATGCGGGACCACCTGGCCGGCGTCTCCCCCGGCACGGCCAGCTTCCTGCGGTCGCTGGCCGACCGGGCGGCGGCCTGCTGGACCGAACCGGACGCCGGAATCTGGGAAGGCCGCGACGACGGCCGGCACTACGTCACCTCCAAGCTGGGCTGCTGGGTGGCTCTGGACCGGGCGGTGCGGTTGGCCGGGCAGCTCGACGCCGACCCCGACACCGAGCTGTCCCGCTGGCGGCAGGCCCGCGATGACGTCCACGCCGCGATCCTCGACCAAGGCTGGGACGCCGACCGGCAGGCGTTCACCGGCGCGTTCGGCTCACCGAACCTCGACGCCGGTGTGCTTGCCATGCCGATGGTGGGTTTCCTGCCCGGCACCGATCCCCGCATCCTGTCGACCATCGATGTGATCGAACGGGAGTTGAGCTGCGACGGACTCGTGCAGCGCTGGACCGACGCCGGTGACGAGGGGGCGTTCCTGATCTGCTCGTACTGGCTGGCTGAGGCACATGCCCTGGCCGGCCGGCCGGACCGGGCCCGCCGGGTCTTCGACCGGGCCACCAGCTACGCCAACGATCTGGGCCTGCTCTCCGAGGAGGTCCACCGCCGTGACGGCAGTCTGATCGGCAACTTCCCACAGGGGCTGTCGCACATCGGCCTGATCAACGCCGCGTGGACGATCGCCCAAGCAGAACAGGCCGGCAGCCAGGCAGCTCAGGCCGCCAGCCAGACAACTCAGACCGGCAGCCAGGCAGGTCAGACCGGCAACGGCACCGCGGTCAGCCGCAGCCCGGCCAACCTGTCCCGGTAG
- a CDS encoding glycosyltransferase, with protein sequence MARRRVLVFSIPNEGHLNILKRLIRTRRAEHSFRLVLVDRQTTAPRLGDLAGLTVAVPGCDAFVNTPADRVFDRAYRLLDECLAAARSFDPDLVVYDFCAVEGHLVARRLGVPAWSSVPGLVGPMNDTDYLGRCLSAPANAAAIEHLDRRYGLGVDPATVELVSNSLHLPGELDILWSYPSVTPVDFRTNRASDGYRFAGYLSDGWRRADRRGARPVIYLSFGTEVLDNLWHADPKLVGALRRCVAGLARRWGGGDVTVVFPTRGRRILERYPANWSVDHAVDQQQVLSRADVFVTHGGSNSFHEAILARVPMVVVPFFGDQPLVARQVQRLGIGIDLDAGACTDRDAPHRLLDVGCADRIADAVSRVLDDRSYRDRLAGLRLTAVPLPV encoded by the coding sequence ATGGCGCGACGACGGGTGCTGGTCTTCAGCATTCCGAACGAGGGGCACCTGAACATCCTCAAGCGGCTGATCCGTACCCGCCGGGCCGAGCACAGTTTCCGGCTGGTCCTGGTGGACCGGCAGACCACCGCGCCCCGGCTCGGCGACCTGGCCGGGCTGACCGTCGCGGTGCCCGGCTGCGACGCCTTCGTCAACACCCCGGCCGACCGGGTGTTCGACCGGGCGTACCGGCTGCTCGACGAATGCCTGGCGGCGGCCCGCAGCTTCGATCCGGACCTGGTGGTGTACGACTTCTGCGCGGTGGAAGGTCACCTGGTCGCGCGGCGACTCGGGGTGCCGGCGTGGAGTTCGGTGCCGGGCCTGGTCGGGCCGATGAACGACACCGACTATCTGGGCCGCTGCCTGAGCGCGCCGGCCAACGCGGCGGCGATCGAACACCTGGACCGGCGGTACGGCCTCGGCGTCGACCCGGCCACCGTCGAACTCGTCTCGAACAGCCTGCACCTGCCCGGTGAGCTGGACATCCTCTGGTCGTACCCGTCGGTGACGCCGGTCGATTTCCGGACCAACCGGGCCTCGGACGGGTACCGGTTCGCCGGCTACCTCTCCGACGGCTGGCGACGGGCGGACCGGCGCGGCGCGCGGCCGGTGATCTACCTGTCGTTCGGCACCGAGGTGCTGGACAACCTGTGGCACGCCGACCCGAAGCTGGTCGGGGCGCTACGCCGGTGCGTCGCCGGGCTGGCCCGCCGCTGGGGCGGCGGCGACGTCACGGTGGTGTTCCCGACCCGGGGCCGGCGGATCCTGGAGCGCTACCCGGCGAACTGGTCCGTCGATCACGCGGTCGACCAGCAGCAGGTGCTGAGCCGGGCCGACGTGTTCGTCACCCACGGCGGCAGCAACAGCTTCCACGAGGCGATCCTGGCCCGGGTGCCGATGGTGGTCGTGCCGTTCTTCGGCGACCAGCCGCTGGTGGCCCGGCAGGTGCAGCGGCTGGGGATCGGCATCGACCTGGACGCGGGTGCCTGCACCGACCGGGACGCGCCGCACCGGCTGCTGGACGTGGGCTGCGCGGACCGGATCGCCGACGCGGTGTCGCGGGTGCTCGACGACCGGTCCTACCGGGACAGGTTGGCCGGGCTGCGGCTGACCGCGGTGCCGTTGCCGGTCTGA